The genomic DNA ATTTGATATACGAAATTAAATATTGCATCAATGACACTAGTACGTTGAGGTACAAGTGCAAAAAGGAAGTGCTTTCCAACAATTATGAAGTCAAGAGTGCGAGTTGAAGGCTGTTACCAAGATCCTACGAATACAAGTGTAAATGTTGCATAAGCCTTGTTGAAAGCTGTAATCACACTACATTAATATCACTTATTCGCACGTGTAACATGAGATATTTTCTGTAATATTATCAcggtttattcgttttttttcgtgCGCTAAATACATAAAGTAATACTTTTTGCGGCAGTACGAAAAAAAAGCATTAACGTAGGTAAAAGTAAACTTTTATCCGCACCCGAGAATGCTGTTTCATACTGCACTTTGAGGAAAAACTCGTAAACTACACATTTCTTACGTAAAGCATCGCTTGCGCCGTGGCGGTAGTCTTTTTTGCCTTACGATTAGTCCTATTTGTAATACCCGTCTTCATTTCGCGCACGCGCTCACCAAAGACTCATGTTGTAAACTCACGCTCTGTGcgaaaaatttactttgtCTTCTTGGTGCAAGATCTACTACTCTACAACATCTTTGAAGTAAAGTGTGATGTCTGAAGTGCTGAAGATGATACTGACAGTGTCTCAAATTCAGATACAGTAACTCATGCTCAATGACACAGTGCGTACGATTGAGTTTTTGGGAACTGCCTATCTGCCAAGAGAGGCAACATTGTGTAAAAGTAAATAGGCTCCAGAGGTTCTGGGtcactaaaatttttccaaatcgcCAAATCGATTCAATGCGCATGTGCGACcgcgggaaatttgaattctgCGCAGGTAGAATACGCACACGTAGTCAACAGAGGAGATGGGGGTAATGTCGTTTACGACTGGAGTGTGATGAATTCGTAAGATATcagttttcattattttgtatCCTGCTATGTATAAAGCCCTCTGTGAACCGATTTGGTGTGTACGAAATAGACTAATGGCATGTCGtagtcctacctttaccggcCGAGCAAACTCgttctttttatttccatatctaataaacaaacaaactgaaagGATTGAAATTTGGACGGCGCATAGCTCTTTCGTCGTGGGTTCGAGGAAAGTTTACTCATATCTCgtaaatcgtcaaaaaaattgtgattttttgacaCTTATTACTATTCCCACATCTTTCGCATTTCAGGGATCAAACAGCCCATAGCTGAGGTACCTTCCGCCATTCGGGGAAAAATGAGGcgtaaaatgagccatcgtgagactgttttcataCAATATTGAGACCAGGCAATGAGAACTAGAGATCAGCTGGGCGCACGGCCGATACAGTCGATCGTTCCTTGGTTGGAATATACTTTGGTTGGAACGCTCATCTTTTATTgacgaaattattgtatttactAGTAAAGTTTTTTCTTAGGCACTGCATCTGCAAGTCATCGTCTCCTCATTGAGCAACCATACAAGCCTCCATGGTTATCGAATGAACTGTTATCGAAATGATCGTTACATATCACAGAACTTTTTGCAATTGACGATAAACCAGTTGCATGCATcctagggtggtccttatttggggtgttgacgaatttcaaCAAGTGCGCCCCCTAGACACgttcgaaataaattaaaaaaaatgtgtgcgAAAATGGAGCGCTGTAGTCCAATTAGAAGACGTGCCTCTGAGCTCATTTTGTTTCTCATTTGAATAACATGGGATTTTCAGACTACTTCAGTCATTATGTTTTTGAGTAATCCCCATGCacgcaaaaaattcttttttcacataaatCTGTTGTTCATGGGTACAACTACGCATTTATTTTTCCACAAGTCGTTATCACAACCTTGACGCCCCCCATCCCCCTGATATTATACACGACGGCAAATTGATCAACGTGAATACCTGTTTTTAGCCGCTTGGTGCTTGACAGTATTTCACCAATTAAAAGGCAGTCTTATTTACGTCATAAGTTTGTCAAATAAAGTAATTGTACATgtgggaaaaaatatatatttcaattagtGTATTTCAAAACACATCGTTTACACtttatactttttaaaaaaatcataatcaaaattaaaatgtttTGATCACCGTCTGTTTTTTTGGATCGGGAAAGCTTTTACGATATTCCGAGACTATCTGAAGAATATACTGCTTTTGATCTTCATCCCGTGTAAGAATATCGTTATATTCTTCCATTAAATGAACTGCTCTCTCAGCCGTATCATTTACGACCTTTAAATGTTCGACCACATTTAAACTTTTGTTGAAATGTTCATCTTCAGGCCAAAAAGACGGAtcgagttttaaaaaattcgtactAATTTCGAATCTCGTGAAAAAGTTTAGCGATTGTGGAGATATGAAGTGATCCATCTCTTTGTCgagtatagtaataatatctTTGGAATTTATCTCTATGCGATTGGAGTAATCCTCTTCGGTTTCGTCACTCGTTTTTAACCCGAGCAACATGTTTCGTTTCACGCACAGTGATATTTCGTGATCAAAAACTGACATCGCTGCAGTTTGCGGATTGAGATACCATAAGTGCTTTATGAGTTTTTGGATCATTACTCGAGAAACATCAGGATCAATTGACTTGTAAttgtcaagtttttttaaaaGCTGCAAGTCGTGGTTTGGTGCTTGAGGTGCAAATGGAGCTGTAAACCATGCTTTCACGTATATTATGACAATAAAAATACACACCCCTGCAATTGCTTTGTGTTCTTTTGAAGTTAACTTAAAACTTTCGCgaaacaaatatatttttaagcaATAGATCGCCTTTGCCATCCAACGAGCATGATGATACGCTCCGGGGAACCGGAATATAATACCACGAGGCGGAGTAATGCCGATAAATATTTGAGTTAATTCTAGTAACTACTGATAATCTTCTCTCGGCTGACTATTCACCGACGTTTTTTCCATAAATGATTTAATACTTTCGATATGCtcgattaatatttttttacatccgcATCTTCGATTCCACTTTTCCATGAGGTCTTATCTATTCTAGTCCACGATTCTTGGAACCTCTTATAAATAGCGACGTTTGGACCGCTCAATGCAGGcattttttgttcgaaaacACTTCgtagaataatttcaaaaatatggtGTCGGCAaggtaagaataaaatatctcGTTTTAAAATCCGTTCTAAAACGACTACCGCGCCTTTTATGTGACCGAGATTAGAAGCTGTCGTATCACAGCGTAGTGCATTGACTGTATGAGAGAGACCCCAATCTTCAAGTACGTCAAATATAGCGTTTGCTTGGGATTGCCCAGTTCCGTCTTCTAACTCTGGCACGCCCAACAGTTTTTCGACATTCCCGTTCGTTATGATAATAGGTAGTCTGTCATTGACCTCGCGTTTCAATATATTGGGCAGCATTTTTCCATCCCAGTGCAAGACGACTGCATCGATTTCCGTTCCTTTAAATACTCGTTTAATATTAATTGCTTTTGCAGCACGCAATTTTTCTCTGTAGCGTCGAATTGACGATCTATTAAGAACCATCGAGTTGAGATTGTATTGTAGAGATTGAGCAACGGCAGTAATTACATGGACAGCATCTCTTTGGCTTAATTTACACTTATCTAATACAGCGACCAATTTTTCGTCAATTATATTCACGCTCCCACGTGCTCTTTTAGGCTGCGACGGTCCGGCTACAGACTCATCGAGTAAGAGAACCGACGAATCCATACCATCTTCTATAGAAACGTTAGAGTAAGTGCCAACGCTCCTCTGACTCAGTGTGTTCAGAGAGGTTTCATCACTTGATGTCAATTCTACGAATTCTCCTACAACAAATTATAATCATTTTGAGTCGTATTAAATCTGATTAAAGAATATTACGTAGTGTTTGGGCAAACAAGAAAATCTGTTTGAATGAAGGTGTTGTCTCGCGcttatttcgattttatttcactcgCCATTTAAACTCATCCTTACATGTACGCACACTCGCGTGCAATGTTCACCTGCCTCTACCTCAAATCTCGTCGCCTGCCCATGTCGCGCTTCGCAGCACATCAGCTGTATTTCATGTATTGTCTACTGTCTCAAAATTCTGTACGTGTATTATCTGTGTGTATTCTCTCGTCTCTGTAAACCCTCAGTTGCCGTATCAGTCTCGTGCGAAATACATCGTTTTGCTATTACTTATCCCAAATAAACTATCTTGGTTATTGTTAAAATTCATCATCTATCTCATTTATCATTCCGTTCCCTCACTTAAGTCATTCATCTCTCATTCGCGGATCCTACGTCAATGATCCACATCTTTCGTTATctcaacaaacattttttggtCCTTCGAGCCGGATCAGTCGCGAATCGAGTCGAATCTTTCGAATTGTCGCGATTTACGGGAAAGCGAATTAGCCAGTGAGGAAAACGGAACTATCGTGTAACGTTTATCAAGTATCGCGGTGATCTTCATCCATCAAAGTGAAAAGTTCATCAGTAAAGACCATCATCAGAAATCAGTCGCGTCCGTTAAATTCAAACGTGCGCTGTCCTCTATTGTAACCGCGACTAATCTGTGCGTCAACAACACCGATCTATCGAAGTGTGAATCGCGTCGCGCAATTATCAGTGTGTTCGTGTCTCGTTCGTGAAAACTCAGTTCGTCGCGTGAGTGTGAAATCCTTCGTACATCAACATGTCCATCGAAGAATACATCGACCGTCAAAGTGACTACATTTGGCGCATCTCTCGGGCCGTCGACAATTTGCGCAAGCTTGGTGAAGCAAAAATCACTTATGGGCAGGTGAAGTCGCGGCTGAACACGTTAAATTCAGATTGGAATAAGTTCCAAGACACTCACGAAAAGATTATCGAACTCAAAGCCGGAGCCAAAAGTGATCAACTCGACGTGATCAAAAAGTGTTCGTACTTCGCAAAGGATTACTACGGGCAGTGTAAAGAACATTCTTCAAATAGCGAAGGAACGATGCTTGATCTTCTCGAATCGCTATCGCCTGCGACTGCAGCGATTGCGCAAAATGCTGCAGCTACTCAAACCACAACTGCAGGTGGTTCATCAAAACGGTTACCGCGCATCGAATTGCCCTCTTTCTCGGGCAATTACTCTGATTGGAAGCCTTTCCACGACCTCTTCACATCGATGGTCCGCGAAAATTTGCAACTCTCGGAAGTGGAAAAGCCGCACTATCTCAAAACTAGCCTTACTGGTGAGCCGTCGCAACTCATCAAAAACACCGCGCTCACAACGGAGAACTTCCCTCGAGCTTGGGAAACTCTCGTATCACGGTATAAGAACAAGCGACTTCAGACCGATTCTCATCTCGCGACACTTTTCGCGATTCCTCGTGTCGTGAAGAAATCGTCATCGGAACTCAAGAGCTTGCACAGCAACACCTGCGAAGCACTTGGTGTGCTCGAACTTCTCGATAGTCCCGAGAAACTAGGGGATCACATCGTCGTACACATGACGATTCGCAAGCTCGACCCAGCATCCCTCGAAGAATGGGAAAAGAGTGTTAGCGATAAACTCGAGCCCTCTACGTTCGCGGAGCTCAAAGCGTTTCTCATCGGTCGCATCCACACTCTCGAAGCCGTGGAGCAAGCTCATGCTCACAATCAAACCGCGATGTCTAAACCACACTCATCACAAGGAAGGACACGCCCTCAGCCGACAAAGTCACACACAGCGCAATCAAAAGAACAATCGTGTGCTTGTTGCAAGGCCAATCACTACATCGCGGTCTGTCCGACCTTTCGCGACAAATCTCTGGACGAAAGAAGGGAAGTAGTCTCGTCGAAGAAGCTCTGCTTCAATTGTCTCGGTCCGCATCAGCAGAAAGACTGCCGATTAACAAAATTGTGTCGCGTGTGCAACGGTCGACATCACTCTCTGCTTCATCGAAACTCATTCTCAACCTCAACAGCAGCCAGCAACGGCACTCCTCGCGGACAAGCTGCAGTAACGCAACCTGCAGTTCAGAACACACCCAGTGCGAATGGCGTATCTCAGGTGAGCAACCATGCAGCTCAGCCTACGATAATTGAGCGATATCCAGTTCTTCTCGCGACAGTGCAGTTAATCGCCTCAAATCCGAAAACTGGAGAAAGGATTATCGCTCGCGCCTTGCTCGATCAAAGATCTGAAAGTTCTTTCATCACAGAATCTCTCGCGCAACAATTGCAATTACCTCGGCATCAAGCAACGATACCAATCATCGGTGTCGGTGCTCAACAATCGGCAGTGACTCGCGGCATCGCGGCACTGCAATGAACTACCGTGTCGACCCCTCGTTCTCGTGTCAGGTGAGAGCGCTCATGCTTCCGCGACTCACATCATATCTATCCTCGTTTCAAATTCTGGTCAAAGACTGGCCTCATCTACGAGGACTCCACCTCGCGGATCCACGTTTCGCTCATCGCAGTCAGATCGACATCAGTAGCAATACAAGGCCGGTTCTGCGTAGAAATACCTAGTTCACCGGCAAAgctccctccccctccccctccccctccccccgccgcCGCCCAGCCCGGACGCAAACCCATCAAGGTTATCCCCACTCCGGCGAGCCGTCAGCGTTCTGCGTTACCATCACTTTGAGTTTTGTCGGTAAGGGGTTATCATCGTTTTGATCCTTGTAGGtaagaaatcccctagattggtgtgccggtcggtaagaaattccctagattggcgtgccggtcggtaagaaatcccctAGGTTGacgtgccggtcggtaagaaatcatgccggtcggtaagaagtGCTGTCAGTTATCATAGGGGTCTTACCCTCACCATGCTTATCGAGCGTGATCGAGCGTGATCGAGCGACTGCATTACCGAGCGCAACCGCCGCCCTCAACCGTTCAACGCCGAACCCTCGCACGTTTAGCTTCTGGAAGGTTCCATGAGTCAGCTTATGCAATGACTCCgacaagtttcgacttgacgtcgagcggcccgAGGTCAAAGGATTTCGGTGCGACGGTGAACGTGACGACCCTCAACGAATTCTCGGAATTTTAGGCCGACAAACAGTTCTCGGAATTGGTCGACGAGTTttgacttgacgtcgagcggcccgcggtcaaaggatttcggtgcgacgttgaacGTGACGACCCTGAACGAATTCTCGGAATTTTAGGCCAAAAACAGTTCTCGGAATCGGTCAacgagtttcgacttgacgtcgaaaggcctgcgtccatcggttttcggtgcaacgttgaattctggaaggttccgGAGCCGTGAGAAAGATAACCTGCGACCCTGAACCGATTCTCGGAATCTTAGGCAGACGAACAATTCTCGGAATCGTCCGGCGAGTCGCGACGTGACGTCGAGAGGCCTGCGTTCATCGGTTTTCGGCGGGTCGTTGAATTTTGGAAGGTTCTGAGCGCTTGGTGGGAGAAATATGATATAAAAgcctgaatttcagaacgttatTCTCACAACGATTCTCCAGCTCTCATGTAAGAACCTCCGACAAAGCACAACTACGCCGACCAATTGATCTGTtcttaaaaaatcttgaagacttgaaaaaaatcgtttatcaAAACTCTGAGCTTAACAAAGTGACAAAGAAGttggaaagtttgaaattgtgaaaaaattaacaccaaCAATGGATTTCACAAAATCGAACCAAATTGGTAAACTGCAAGAATTCCTATCAACGAGGAAGCTATCCGACTtggaagttttaaaaaattaccaaatcaCAAGTGTCAGGAGGGTACAGACTCGATTTGGTCAACGGGTGGTCGTTGATGTGGATGCGACGTTCAGCGTCTTTCTCCCGGCACGCATGGCGAAGGTACTCTGCGAGGGCGACGGTCTGATGCAGAACTTGCTGCAGGCTGTCGAGGAGGATCGCTTGCTGCTGAAGAATCTGGCCGGTCAATACAACCCGGTGGAATTTACCGATGCGTCTACTCTCGAATAAGTTTGCACTCAATTTAAGTTTtagacatttaaaaaaaattatgtgcattattgtttcaaagaatatatttttttacaaaattacaaaatactacTACTAGTACGACTGTACTACTCCACACATGATTATGATGAGGGGTCTGTCGAAAGCTGTTACATTGATctgaaacacacacacaaacacaacaaaaactgtaactttagaaaattttaatatatcaCGTAAGTTTTGTAGTTTTCATAGTCAAATAAAGAAACTAATTAATTGAACTTGGTATAGAAGTTATCACACCGTTGtccaaatacttgaaaaaaatagttttaggaaaaaaaattttatcatcggacgaatgaattatttaaaaaattattatataacttCATCTTACACTTTGAGGAATAACCAGGAGCCATTCCCCACTCTCACCAAGCGGGCTGACACACCCGcttggtaaataaaaatatcgttccGGTCCCCATCGCCATAGGCCTCAATGGCAAGTTAAACAGATCTAACGAGGAAGTCTCGAGGTAGTTACTCAGCCCATTCTTGAGGCACTCGCACGTTCGGTAGAATGTGGACATACTTCATTtctgagaacaaaaaaaaaatccgttagATATCCAAAGTCTTGATTGCCCATCacacagccgaaaaattttgatattctgATAAAACTCAcagatatcttttttttctgaaacgattctttttttcgaactgccgggggggggggggggggggggatctgGAAAAAGGCACACACGTTAAATTATGTCTCTTCGTTCAAGTAAAATCCAAAGTTGTTGCACATGAACGTTGAAAACTTTATAACTGCATTGATTTTGATCACCCACCTTGACACTTTGACAGTTCGACTGCGAATGATTTCATCAGGCTTATAGAGCACCCCACTCTTCGTGCAGCCTCTTCAAGTGTTGAGGTTCACAATTAAACCTATATGAAATCTCGAAGTGGTTGACACTTGTCGGTTACGTTTGTAAATTACCGCTGTCTTACTCTGCTCTACTGAACAAGTGCAGAGGTCTCGAAATCGTAAACCTGACACCACTGGCAAAGTAAAAACATCCTCATCGCGCGCTCAGAGAACGATATCTACTAATACTATTGCACTACTACAGCTCTATCTTGTACATGAAGCGCGTGAAACTTCATTGTCGAGTTCCAAGAACTGTCTTACCATCTTACACGAGCAGCAGATTCGCTCGAAAaagatctcaaaattttcgttaaagaATATTGTTCGCTAAGGTTCGATGATATGTGTGAGTTACGATGTACCATAAAAGGGACCGCGTCGGCGTACAGCAATCATTACGAAGCAAGCTTTGCAACGATAACTCTTGTCAAGTGTGCGattgaggaaaaaacaaacatggattcggaaaagtgtttaaaattgataagaatCATGAGGACGACGTTCAAGATTTTGAGCAAGAAATCTTCACCGGCCAGAGTTCAAAAATGGATGCGATTTGCAACCCAAAATACGAGGcttctgaacaaaattttacggAAGAACGCCTCGACGATCGGGGAGAAGACACGGATTTTGACAACGATCGGAATATTGAAATCGTTGACTGCAAAATTCCAACAGTTTCGAAAAGTAGGCGACGGATTACAAAGCCGACGGCGGAGCGATCGAGTAAAATGGGAAGATTTGGAGACGGCGTTCGAGAGTCGAATTAGAACGGGTGCTGTAATAAATCTGCAACACAAGGATTTGGGtgtgtttttgaaagatgCCAAACACCTGGTCGTTGCAAGACTCAAGAACATGCTACGTAAGACGGGAAGTTTGAAAGCCAACTGTGTTTTATCCTGTAAATTTAGTGTTACAAAGAACGCTGAAATTGTGGaagacattaaattttttaacaccaaAAATCAAGTTATCCTCCAACCAACGGACATACATGGGTGGTTTGAAGAGAATGTCAAGCAGAAAGTGATGGCCAAGGTGGAAGACTTCCAAGAAAAAGACTCTGGCTGGTCTTTGACTGAAATCATCAATTTGACTGTGAATATCAACAAGTACGTGCCACTACGAGGAGGTGTGTTCACATATACACCACTACCCAAAGATATTCAAGATATGAAGGCCGT from Diprion similis isolate iyDipSimi1 chromosome 2, iyDipSimi1.1, whole genome shotgun sequence includes the following:
- the LOC124415046 gene encoding uncharacterized protein LOC124415046 codes for the protein MSIEEYIDRQSDYIWRISRAVDNLRKLGEAKITYGQVKSRLNTLNSDWNKFQDTHEKIIELKAGAKSDQLDVIKKCSYFAKDYYGQCKEHSSNSEGTMLDLLESLSPATAAIAQNAAATQTTTAGGSSKRLPRIELPSFSGNYSDWKPFHDLFTSMVRENLQLSEVEKPHYLKTSLTGEPSQLIKNTALTTENFPRAWETLVSRYKNKRLQTDSHLATLFAIPRVVKKSSSELKSLHSNTCEALGVLELLDSPEKLGDHIVVHMTIRKLDPASLEEWEKSVSDKLEPSTFAELKAFLIGRIHTLEAVEQAHAHNQTAMSKPHSSQGRTRPQPTKSHTAQSKEQSCACCKANHYIAVCPTFRDKSLDERREVVSSKKLCFNCLGPHQQKDCRLTKLCRVCNGRHHSLLHRNSFSTSTAASNGTPRGQAAVTQPAVQNTPSANGVSQVSNHAAQPTIIERYPVLLATVQLIASNPKTGERIIARALLDQRSESSFITESLAQQLQLPRHQATIPIIGVGAQQSAVTRGIAALQ